The following coding sequences are from one Triticum dicoccoides isolate Atlit2015 ecotype Zavitan chromosome 4A, WEW_v2.0, whole genome shotgun sequence window:
- the LOC119287013 gene encoding uncharacterized protein LOC119287013, with product MTPQALLLLLLLVAAAVAVAAASAAPENGAANDLLPKYGLPKGLIPDSVSSYTFDEATGDFEIHLAGTCYVRFGDHLVYYEKALRGCLSKGRITGLAGIQAKKLFLWVSVSGIVAHPEEGTLEFQVGFVSEELSASLFDRVPACGASAGAQLRGVAGVIQELGLLPVAEA from the coding sequence ATGACTCCCcaagccctcctcctcctcctcctcctcgtcgccgccgccgtcgccgtcgccgccgcgtccGCGGCCCCGGAGAACGGCGCGGCGAACGACCTGCTCCCCAAGTACGGACTCCCGAAGGGCCTCATCCCGGACTCGGTCAGCTCCTACACCTTCGACGAGGCCACGGGCGACTTCGAGATCCACCTCGCGGGCACCTGCTACGTCCGCTTCGGCGACCACCTCGTCTACTACGAGAAGGCCCTCCGCGGCTGCCTCTCCAAGGGGCGGATCACCGGCCTCGCCGGCATCCAGGCCAAGAAGCTCTTCCTCTGGGTCTCCGTCTCCGGCATCGTGGCGCACCCCGAGGAGGGCACACTCGAGTTCCAGGTCGGCTTCGTCTCCGAGGAGCTCTCCGCCTCGCTCTTCGACCGGGTGCCCGCCTGCGGCGCCAGCGCCGGCGCGCAGCTCCGCGGCGTCGCCGGGGTCATCCAGGAGCTCGGCCTGCTCCCCGTTGCAGAG